AAGTATTTAAACCAGTACATCCTATAATCATTGAATGACAGGCGGGAAAATAATACGGGCTCCGTATTATTCAACCAGTCAATTAAGACAAAGACAGGATTCACCAACTGCAGTCACGCTTTGCCCTACTATCCAATGGCTATTGGTATTATAACTATAATGGGTATTTACAACTCTGCTATGGCTACTACAATAGTGAACATTTCAAATCAAAAGGTATAGCATAGTAGCAACAATAAATGCAAATAATATGGATCATCCATGTCAGATACTCTTTTTTAAGATTTGATCTCCTGAAGCATGAAGTAGCTCATAACATGTACAAAACGGTTCTATTGATAAGAGAAGATAAGTGTACTGCCCACTGGAATGCTGCTTTAAACTCGAGACGTTAACAAAATAACGAACCATAATGTTTAAATAGTGCAAGCAGCAATCCATCCCTCAGTTTTAGTCCAGAACTGTGTAAACGAGGTAATGCATAGAGATATTGATATCACCCCAAACCCATTTTCTTTCCTTTGTGGATCTCATCACAATCTGATGAGCTatgctacagttagagagcagaTGCAGAGTCCTCATCGCATACTTACCAAATTAACTTAAATCTGAAAGCGATCATACCCTACATATTGGACAAGATTACCTCTGACTGACTTCAGAATATCCAAGAATAAATACCCAATTCTACTCGTGGGTCGTGTGCATGCTAATGTATGCTTAGCATGCCATGTTTCACATCATATGCAATGATCAAAAGGGAAACTGGAACCAGTGGCACCTTGGGAGTTGGGACTGCTGTTACACCACTCTTGTACATCTAATCTCCACAAGATATACCAGGTCAAAGAGACCCATCTGATTATAGCATATCAACAGAGAGTTGCCTGCCCCAGATCGCATTAAAAAACTTCCATCaattcctctctctctctctctctctcactctacatatatacacacacacacacacactctggTTTTTCTTCCCCTTCAGTAAATACAGAGCTTCATGCCAAGGGTTGGCTGTTCAGGTTGGTGTTGCTTCAAGCTTCAAGCCACAGCACGGATACATTTCATTAAGTAACAGAATTTAAAATCCATTTAGATGGTCAATGAACAGCACATTGAGTTTCCTACATCCAGTCCCTTGAGTAAAAGATCTAGTATGTGAAGAATAAAATCAATCACCCAATCAGCTGGCTGTCTATGACCTTTTGCAAGCTCAATTCAAAGTTGAAAAGCTATTGATGATACTTCAGAAAGATGAAGAATAATATTCTCGTGGTCGCTTAGATCTTTGTCAATCAACATGGGGAAGAAGGGTTGAAATTACAAATTCTAAGCACTAGTTTATTTATGAAGAATATCAGTGCACTGAACTTTTTTTCCTTTGACAAGGTAAAAAACATATAACACCAGTTTACATGTTTTGCAAGGTCATGCTAAAGAATTTCTAATCAGTATGTTATAAAAGGAGCTTTCTGCACCAGGCTACCCTTTTTTATGTTAATCAAGAGGGCAATGAGGAAATACTGATATATCAACACGTAATTGTGCTTCCAATTGCCAATAAACTTTCCTCCTTTTTCAAGCCTTTCTTCAAGAAAACACATCAGACGATCCCACTTTTCCAGGGAATTCAAGGAGAACCTATTCGGGTGATTATGTAGTTCCTGATCAACCCATTGAGACATATGCATCCATTACTACAGTCATCAATGTTTCTATCTTTGCAGAAGCAGTACAGTAATGATCTAGCTTCATGATTCAGAAATATACCATACTATAAAGAAAGACTAATATTTTCTGGTTTGAGTGACAGCAATCTATGCAGCATCACAGCCTTCCGACAACAGAACACTCTCCATCTACACCtcttttccacataaatcactgCAACTCAATTTAATGATATTATATGCCTATTGGCAGATTTCTGAAAGTCTTCCCTAACTATTCCAAATAATACCCAGAATAAAGCATCCATGATCTCAGCAGAGGAAGGATTTGAATGAACAACCTAATCCATACAGCAAAAGCATGCATGAGGCAACTAACATTTCTTCTAGAAtccatgacacataagaaacTTCAAGAGGTGACTATCAGATTAAGGTTTGCATGAGCTCGCAGAAGATGTGGTTCGGAATGGACATTGCAATGTCAACAGCAAAGCAAGGATGGTACAATTAATATCTGCAACCCGTTGCAAATGAGAAAGCTGAATAATATGACACTCACCTAAATCAAAAATCTCAATTAATATGCCCCCCGTCACATAATCTTGTTAGCACATATCCTAAGCTGATTTAACCCGTTAAAAGCACAGCAAATAAGTTAGAAACCGGCACATCACTTTAAGCATATTATGCTTgaaatatccttcttcattcaaGTAGGCCTGAGATATCCCTTACTGGGAACAATTATAACCAAAAAAGTGGACCCAAGCAGAATTTCCGCTCCCTAGCTTGGTTGCAGAAACGACATATTGAAGGCTTTACAAACGCTAATAAACCATCAAGCACACAGTGTAAATGCCTTTCTCAAAAAAAATACATCAGGCTTCTCATCAGTTTTCACTCTTTCACTAACTTTTCTTTACGTGCTGCACATTGGCAGCCCAAAACATCTGAGCCATCGAAGTTCTAGCATTCTGTGACATGCACCGACAGAGTCTTATGTCCATCATAGTAGTCAGAAGTAGATCCACTCAACCCAGTTAACATGATAAGAGGCTGATCTGAAACTTTTCATGCTTTTTCATATTTCAGCTACACGATTGAATAACAATACATTGAAACCAGAATTAGTGGTTAGCCCAgtgaagaaaataagttatatgAAAATGATGTTATATTGATGAATACTCTGGTTCTGCACCACAAATATATATAAGACTAGAATGAATTATCAATTTTATCACAAATTACAATACAGTTATAGGATGAAGGAATTGTTAAATCAGTAATAAAAATCTTAAAAGACAAAAGCTCAAAGAAACAAAGATAAATGTACCTTTGATTTCTTTAGCCTGGATTTGTTATCAGCACACCAGGCTAAAGCAGGAGTCACCTCCTTGTTTTGAAGAGCATCAATGACCTTTTTTGCTTCATGAAAGACGTCAACGTCAACAAGATCCTGGAATAGAAAAGATCAAACTAAATCACAATGATTCAACGTTTTGCTGCATGGGTTTTGATTTAAATGTCTATATTGAATGTCATAATGGGGTTCTTAATAATACCGCAGTGGAGTTCTCAAATATAAGAAGTATTGCTTTACAGATGAAGAAAGTAAATGGAGGAATTAGATACCCCTCCAGAAAAGATTTAAAGAGGATTTATACATCTATCACTTCCTTCCAATCGCACCAAACCTCCAAAAGTAAATGACTAATCCTCCGTCTAAGAAAAGTAATACAATAAAGTTTCGTTTATTTACCCTTCCTCTTCCCTTGATGGTTTCAAACATAGTTCTAGTGTAACTCCTAAACAAAAGCCAACCATTGAAAGCTAAGCACTTTATGTATAATTATATGCTAGATAAGAGAAAGCTGTCAGCTAAGGGGAGCTTAATGCAACTCAAAAACTGGAACAACATGACCATTTAACCAAATAAATGATACCACATGCTAAAGTAAAAGAACTAAAAGAAAACCCACCTGGATGTTGCTGCTTTCAGCAAGCTTCATAGCAGTGTCATAATATGACATCCGCAACATGTAATCTACCAGTATCCGCTTCAAACGGGTATCATTCCAATCTGATAAATTTTCTGGATCAGCAGATTCTAGATGATCTAGCCGTGCTCTGCATCTTTGCGCTTGCAGGTTCTCTATTCGACTCCCCTCTTCCAACTGATTGTTGACACAATATAAAACCATATGTTACCTCATTTTCAACTGATCAAAGGATGACTGAAGCTTTTCAAAGCTTTGTGTTGAGTTGAATTTAGCTTTTCAAACATATTAGACTAGCCGATAAACTAAATGAGCAAATTGGGATACATTTCAGGATCCAATATTCAGCAAAAAATAGAGAAATTAGACACACATATAGATGTTTCTCTTGCTTTATCCAATCTTATACAATAAAATGATTGTTCTCACAATACAAAACCAAGAATTTCATATTTGACTGTTATTAACCTTACAAACAGATTAATCACTTTTGAATACTAGCTGAAAACTGAATGAGCATATGTGATACATCTCAACATCCAATTAAGAACTGAAATTCACACACACTCTCTaacagacacacacacacacacacacacacacacaaaaaaaaaaagtacctAGAGATAAGTTTTGCTTCTTTGATCCAATATCCACTCTTGTACAGTAATATAATATGATACAGACACACATATACACAAACACACAATACATAGAGAAAAGTTTTGCTTTCTTCATCCAATCTCCAATCTTTTTTTTAATTGCTAACACACCCAATCCAATCTCCAATTTTATACAGTAATATAATATGATACACACAGCTAGTGGGAGCTGCCTATTATTGTAACACAACCATATGAAAATTTTCCTGAACCAAGGGTCTACCAcaacactctaccctccccagaccccgctTGTGTGACTATAGTGGGTATGTTATTGCTGTTAATATGATACACACACACAATACACAGAGAAAAGTTGCTTCCTTGATCCAATATCCACTCTTATACGGTAATATTAATATGATACACACACGTGTGTCTATTTGTTTTTTGAGAAGAAGTTTCGCTTCATTCGTCCAATCTTATACTGTAAGAAAATATGATTGAGCTACTCAGTACCTTCGAtttgagtgtgtgtgtgtgtgtgtgtctgttTTGTGTGTGATCGAAGTTTCGGTTCCTTTATCCAAACTTAATACAGTAGAACAGAAAAATCATAATTAAGTTACTCTAACTCTAAGTACCTTCCGTTTAAGCCCCTGCAACCTGGAAACAAGTGAATTGAGTCGATTTACGGCATCATCGCGGGACATAACAGAGTCAGTGGCGGCAGCGGCATCCGAAACGCCAGAGATAACAGCGGACACTTCCTTCTCAACAATACGGTGATTGGATCGAATCGTCTTTTTGTAATGCTCGAAAGGGACACGAAGGAACTGGTGTTCTAATTTGAGAGATTCGGAGAGTTGGTTCAGTTTTGACGACGGAGCGTTAGGCGAGATGCCGGAGGTTGGAGTGACGGCGGTTGGGGTGACGGCGGTGCTGCTGGTTGTGGATGTAGGCGAACTGCCGTTGGGAATTGTTTCCATTTCCATTGGAAGAAGTGAAGGTTAGATCGGAGAGGTTACAAGGAGAAGGTGGAAGAAGGAAGGATTGCTTCGTTTCCTGATTAGATAGAACATCTGCTTGGTAAAACGACGACGTTCGGTTTAAGCAGGCATGTATGCGATTTATGTAAGTCGCGTACACGAATGCGTTTTGTAAGTTGCATTGCTAGACTGCACTTGTAAGTCGTATAATTCCTTTTTATATATGCCATTTATAAGTCGattttttgaaatttctaagagggtgtttggctaagcctggtcaaactggcttataagcacattttggcttatctacgcgtttgtTAAATATTCAAGGTGTTTATAAGCTAAAATCAACcataagtcataagttggtcaactccaacttatggctttttagcttataagcagtTTTAGTTTGACCAAAGTTTTTACtaatttatccttaataatattttttaattcacaaaatatttttcccaaaataaattttctaactttcccTTTATTCCATATTCGttgttcatcattttctttacaaaaaaactttttaatttataatcttttgtaaagtttttaaggatatttttgtcattttaacaaaataacagcttatcagcacttttctaccaaacacatcaattacttattattagtttcagcacatttatctaaacacataaataattatttaaaaaaccAGCACTTCAAGTTTATCAGCTATCTATAATCAGTttatccaaacgggctctaagttgCATTACTACTATTATAGAAGCGGATAAGAGAGGAGCTTAGGGTCGTCTGAGAATATTTTGGTAAATTCCGATGGTTTTCACTTGCTTACGCTGCATTGGAGAGCTGGTATTTGTATGGCACCAAGTGGACAACTATTTGCACAGAGGAGCACGTGTAGCTATGATAAAAACGTGAAAAGCAACCAAATTTTCTCACAGTACAGCGTTGATCGTTGTCGATTTTGTCTCTCGCTTTGCTTTGATCTGCTTGATGTTGTCTTTGCAGAACTCAATTTGAACTGTTGTCTTATTTTCCAGCTTTCTCAACGTACTCCTCCATTTTCCGCTCTACTCTCGCCCTGCTCGGTTTATGTGAGTTGCATGTATAGTTATTAGATGAATTATGTTTTCCCTATTTTCGCCTTAATCTTCTCACCTTTTTTGCAGATCATCTGCATTTGCTATTCTTAATTTCTCAATTTCCGAAACTACTGTTGAATTAAAATTGTTTAAATCAGGTAAAGTAGTAAATGGGTGATTTTGGGAAGATGATTTATATCTATGtgcttatttttttaatattaatgtTGGTTCCCTTTATCTGAAAATCTATCTTCTGAGAAGAACGTGAGCTCTCTTTTTTAAATAGGTAAATGTAAAGAGATGGCCATAAGGTATTTTCTCATTTGTCTGAATGAATTATTCCATTGTGTAGTTGTTCCCATATTGCGATTCTGAACCTATGCTACATGAtgttaaaaaggaaaaaagaaaaaattggaGCACATTGGTTGAGACAAATTTAGTGGTGAATTTTTCATACGGTTGGaacttgttatcaaggcaaaagaATGAATATACGGTGGAATACTCGGTAAATTTAGTTTATCGGCATGTTATGTCTTAAAAGATTTTAATTCTTGAATAAAAGTACAAAATAAGTACATAACTTCTTACTGCTTCATCATAGAAAATGTTATTGGATAAGAATTGCATTCAAATATAAACTATTGGATCGTAACTTAACTTATTACTATAAAATGAGCAATTTATCATGCACTTGCTAGCCAATTTACCCAGCATAATACTGTATTTATTATGGGCTATTAGGTGAacgtaaaaatttaaaatatatatcattTATTATACAAAAGAAAAACGGGAATGCACTGATTTTTGAAGTTTGTATGCCTTAGAAATGATTGGTTGCTTCATCTGTAAATTCTACACAAGCCAACAATAGATAGCTCACCTTCTGCTTATGTGATGTATTCCTCATATATCAAGTATGTTAGTAGACTATATTTTTTCTCACAAATTGATGAGCTAAAAAATTACTTTCCTAATGAGCAGACTGCAAAATGATACAAAATAACACATCATCACTTATGAAGGATTGTTGAGGACATTAATTCGAAGTAGATGACAAAATGAGTTGCTAAATTTTGTACATGGAGTATCAAGTGTTTTAGAAAGTGCAAGAAATGTCGTGTATACCATATTTGCTTATAGTATTATTGATAAACTTTGTCTTGATTATTAATTTCAGTTTACATGTTTCATATTTCAAAGATTCACTTCTTTGACAAGCTAGGTATCACTGTGTATACTTTTTTCTAACACACCATATTCTTATACCTTAGTTATTTGGGAACACCCATAGTTTTGACTGTAGTGAGAAGCCTTTGTGGAAAAAGATTAATTAATGCATTATAAAGGAAATATTATCTCTAGAGAAGGACCAAATGATATTTTAACAGTGAGCTCTTTCTTTTGGTTGTTTCAGTATATAAACACGGGAGTTAAAGAAGTGATGCTAGATGTAGGCTGACATGGTCTTCAAAATGCTTGTCGCAACTGTAAAATCAAAAATCGTTTAGGTTGCCTTCCTGTGATGTTGTTGACATAAGGTGATTTACTAAGAACTTTATTCCATTTTCGTTTTATTATCCCGGATATATATTTTTCCTGCGGTGcagattttattattttgtttacTTCTTAAAGTTACATATTTCTACTGGTAACAGACTTTTATCTAGTATTTACGTTCAAATATCGGAGCAAGTCATTCAAACTGGCATGTAAGATTCATTTATGTCTCTCTCTGTTGCATTTatcttttcttttgtttctttttctttgaaGATTCAAAAGAACATTAGAATTTATGTTATATAATGCTCATTAGTTGGTTACAACACGAACAACTGAgatatttattaaaaataaatgttACAAATGATTTGACaaaatattaagattcttgtcATTCCCAAATTGATTGATGTTGATTATGGCTGGCATGTGGGCCGGAcctggtcctaagtgggcttcatgggccggtcctaagtgggccgaaTTTAAGTGGGCCCGATCACAACTTAAATGGATTTCGCGGGCCCGGGCTTCACGGGCTTTTTGTAGGAACCGGTCCGGGACCGAGCCTACGAACTAATGGTCCCGGTCTAAGTTGGCCAGTTCCcggcctaagtgggcccaacggatactttctaatttttttaaattttatagaagttagagaaaaaaaaatggtaataaaaatatctaagacaatttcttgtaaattatattatagaattgtgacctaaattttttaattcaaatttaaagataaaaatattgtaaagagatattcaaaataatgcgttataattttattatagcattaaaaaaatatggcaatatatttcttagtcttcctccccctatggaatgagcacaacaaggtgttaataccaccatttagaagaaaaagaaactaatcaagatgtgtcaAAAtgcaagttacatattaatttttgttcatacaagttacatggcaTATCttataaatttcataaatccttcaaagTCCGGAGAAATTTCCATTGGTGGTGGAGAAAAAGAAgtttggtcatcaccgcttccgggcgaagcagcatcctccgcaagttgggggggttaaatggctattttggcaGAGAAACAGCTAGATTTTAAATGCCCTAACGGGcagatttattttttaaaattatggtCGTTGGGATCGTTTAGGCCCGCTAGGACCGGTCCGATCCCGGTCTTAAACGGTTCAGCCCGTTTAGGCCCACTACCCACGTGGgccgcggtcctgggccggtctcggtcctggaccggcccacttgccagccttaacATTGATTTAAGAACCAAAAAAGGCAAGCTTTTAACTTCACATGTGTTTGACTTATATTGTATCACAGCTGGTCCCAAGGCCGGACTAAGGAGGATGATTTTACATATATAGAACTCAGATTCTTCATTGTTAtgcttttgtttctttatttgaCTTTTGAGGAGGAAAAAAGCAGAAAGTGGTTTGCAGACATACTATACTTGTTCTTTGGAGTGGAGTTTGATGTAGTACATTTAACTCTGTATATACCTTCCATGAGATCAAGTGTATATACAGCTAGGAAGGAAATTACGGAGCACATTTGGAGGAAATAAAGTGTGTATATAGCTAGGATGTACCGTAGATTTTAGGCTTGAATCTTGAATTGTGTGTTTGGTATTATTACAAGGCAAATTCAACATTCTTGGGTCTCTCTTATCCACCAAAGTTCTTTTTTATTTAGTATTGATAGCTTTACTACAAATTTACCTAATTGCTTGCATTGTTTTCTTCTGTCACTTGTAGTAAAGTAGTGCTTTTATTGTCAAACCAGTTGGAGTAAAtacagtatttatgatttacaaatATGAAAACAACATTAACGTACTGCGCTTTATAATTTAGAAACTTTATCTACCTTTTCACTAAGTTTTTCTTATGACGGCAAGCGCAATCCCCTTCTCCCACTTATGTGGGGTTATTTGTAATGTGATACATATTATTTGTGTTGTCTAAAATATTGTATGAATTTATGGTCTAATCTGGATGTTGTAATACCTATAGATAGGGTTGCTCATTAATTCACCAAAATGGATGGCCAACTTATTGTAAATAGCCCTCGAAAGTATAATATATCACCATATGCAGAACCAACATGGCGGATTTAAATGTGTTAGCGAGTGACATCTGAAAATAATATTAACAACAAAATTAAATGGTCGTTGGCCCGGGCATACCCTCACTAGTTTCATATATGTGATTTAAGTTAACGTCGTTTTGCATATGTTTGAAATTCTTACAAAACTTACTCCATATACTAGTAAAAACAATTCAGCTTATGATTTCTAAAGTTGTATTTTAGGAATTTGATTTAGGCTAACATCATTTTTCAGACCGTATGTTACCTCATTTAACTTGGAACACATGTAATACGCATATAGTTTTGAATATTTTTAAATTCTCACAAAAAGTATACACTAGAAAATCCTTTCAGCCGAAATTGCATTTTGGGAGCCGAGGGGAATTAAGATTCATAGTAGTTGTATTATTTTTGTTGGGGGTAACTTTTTTTTCTTTGCTTTTAGAGTAAGTTCAGGGATGGGATGGTGGCAAAGGCTGATGCAAATTTTATATCTGATTGCttcaacttttaaatttttaacaTTGAATCATTTATGGTAATTATATGTTGCAATTATATTTAAATATGACTTTTTAAAATTCTTGtacaaatatatattaaataGAATTGCACAAGTTTTTGTTATGAGAATTTTTATTATGAGGATGACCATTAAAAACAATTTCATATTTCATCGTTTTTAATTATTCAtttgtataaatatttattatagagaattactttcaataacatatgtatatttttattatttaaaaatgaaataaatcTTGAGTTTTTTATTATATTCGTATGAGTTGGTTAACAATTTTATATTTGTGGTTGAATCTCGAACTATAATTCAAaataactattatttttgaaagatgTAATTAAGGTGCTACGTGAAATTTACTATTATTTAAGTTATTTCTTGATAGGGAAAtatgtatttttaaaaatatagatgataatcggcttaatgtatgcatattttgatatatactgcctcacattttgctcatgtctcgacgatttgaggtgtttaatatgattgtttgtgctaaattttggtatttctatgtgtaggaatcattcggatgtaatttgggacgaaagggcgcgaattggagcgaaatcggaACAAAATTGCAAAAATGAAAGTTGAGCGCCacagccagcgtggggcgctCGCTGTGGCGCACTTTACAGAAGCAAAGAAGTTTGAGCGCCAggtccagcgccccacgctggcctGGACGCTCACAATGGGAATTCTCCTTTtttgactaggactcggttatttcgacccctaaacgcccccaactcatataaaagccaaccaaAACCTATTTTTAAAGGGAGGAAATGGATTGAAAGGAAGAGGAGAGGCACAAAACACTAAAAAGcgaggatttgatcaattcttccattccttccctagtattcattgattttatgtttgaaaatataatttttgataattgtatgaacatgagtggctaagaaccctattgttctagggtcatggatatacatgaatgttgatatttgaagtttaaattgacgaagttgcatattgggttatttatttaattctgttttaaattattttgctgagtagctaacagtgaaatactatctacgaatctatagttgaactcgaaagtgggaactatagattgcatatagaattaaatagagtaagttcttaaatccgggcatcggggaatggattcgcaattaggatagacatatacctaattgccttacttggTTGCAATACaagaattgtaaatgcgttcttgttaaacttaattccatagacatataggtattaagttagcttgaataggcgagtaaggactcgacagatgcttacgagcaatatcaaccctgtgaatcaacaatccagataaatcaattagttactttaacttaagaatgcaacatgattgttagataacccgtgaccctggaatattatctcccattgattgttatttaaaactatttaagcgttgtgttgatttctggtattccattacttgatagtctttaagtagtaaattagacaattatctattttataagaaatcgcttgaatcgataagctatttgagtttgaattagtcaaaagttaatcataagtcctcgtgggaacgatactctattcactactctattacttgacgaccacgtatacttgcgtgagtgtgtttggtcccaacaagtttttggcaccgttgccggggacctagaaattagctacttgactgagttaagctgttagtacttatttgttcaagttttaattttcagtttgccttgtttgtattCACAGgttcttctcttgaatgcggaggagtagaagtacAAACAACCTACTTCCATTTGAtccagaaattgaacgaacacttcatagagtgagaaaggaagtcgaagctagaacgagaatagaaagagagttggacatcgtagttcaaccacagccaatagagatggcaggtaatgaagagcgtccggtgattgaagccgcaaggcccaatcttgcgaatatgactcaggctattgtgaagcctgatatcactgggcattttgaactcaaacagtacatggtacagctgattcagtccacaggacaatatgtgggtctatctcatgaggacccgcagaggcacattcagaactttttggaaattacggacacttacaattatccgaacgtttccaaggactatgtcaggctgacactatttcccttttcactgttgggggaagctaaggagtggttgcaaaaggagcccgcgaactcaat
This region of Nicotiana tomentosiformis chromosome 4, ASM39032v3, whole genome shotgun sequence genomic DNA includes:
- the LOC104096982 gene encoding protein MAEA homolog yields the protein MEMETIPNGSSPTSTTSSTAVTPTAVTPTSGISPNAPSSKLNQLSESLKLEHQFLRVPFEHYKKTIRSNHRIVEKEVSAVISGVSDAAAATDSVMSRDDAVNRLNSLVSRLQGLKRKLEEGSRIENLQAQRCRARLDHLESADPENLSDWNDTRLKRILVDYMLRMSYYDTAMKLAESSNIQDLVDVDVFHEAKKVIDALQNKEVTPALAWCADNKSRLKKSKSKFEFQLRLQEFIELVRAENMMRAITYARKYLAPWGSTHMKELQRVLATLAFKSNTECATYKALFEPKQWDYLIDQFKQEFCKLYGMTLEPLLNIYLQAGLSALKTPFCYEDDCTKEDPLSQESFRKLATPLPYSKQHHSKLVCYITKELMDTENPPLVLPNGYVYSTKALEEMAKRNDGRITCPRTGFTCNYTQLIKAYIS